The Aeromonas encheleia genomic sequence ACATCAGCGAAGTTTGTTGACCGTCAGTGGATTGAGCCGTAAAGCATCCTCAAGGTGGTCTGGGGCAAAGTGCGAATAGCGCATCGTCATGGTAATAGTCGAGTGCCCGAGTATCTTCTGCAACACCAAAATGTTACCACCGTTCATCATAAAATGACTGGCAAAGGTGTGCCGCAGAACGTGGGTGCTCTGCCCTGCCGGTAGTTGGATTCCCGCCCGATTTATCGCCGATTCAAAGTGGTGGTAACACTCACTGAACAGCTTGCCTCGCCGCTTGGGGATTATGTCGATCAGCTCCTGGTTGATAGGCACTGTTCGACGTTTGCCACCCTTGGTGTGGGTAAACGTCAACCGGTTCTGTGCCACTTGCGATTGTGTCAGGTCTTGGATCTCACCCCACCGCGCCCCAGTGGCCAAGCAGAGCCGCACCACGGTACCCAGGTCAGCGTGGCTAGATGAGTCGCAGGCATCGAGCAGCGCCTTGATTTCATCAGGATACAGAAACGCCAGTTCGGACTCAGTGACCCGGTAAAGCCGCATCCCGGCCAGTGGATTTTCTGCCGTCCACTCACCCAACCGTTTGAGCTCATTAAACACTGCCCGTAAATAGGCGTGATCACGGTTAACCGTCGAGGCGCTCACCCCCTTGCCATCCTGCGTTGCAGCCCGCCGATCACTCACAGCCCCAGACAGGCGCGCCTCTCGGTACTTGGCAAAGTCATTACCGGTGAAGTCGCTGGCCAGTGGGTTACCCAGGCTTTCGCAAATCAGCAGCAGCTTGGATCGGCGCTGCTCTCCATCACGCAGGCTTTGGCCATGCAGGCCAAACCAGCGCTCAACTAGGTCGGCCAGTCGGCGAGCGTCAACTGGCGGCTCTACCAGCGGCTCATCTTCTTCACCAAGCCATGGCTTCTCAGCGAACTGCTCAAGCTGCCACTGCTCCCATGCTGTTGCCTCCCCCTTGGTGGCAAACCGCTTGCGTGGGCGTGGGCCACTGCGACCACCAGGGCGGACATCGGCAAGCCAGGGGAACGGCTTGCCGTCATCAAGTTTTCGGACGGTCATAAGAGCTTAATGGAGCAGATGAAATGAAAAAGGCGCCTAGCGCCTTTTGAATATGGGTTATACCCCAACGAACTTCAGAAAGCCTATGACACCGGCCACAAGGGCAAGCATGGTTACGATTAGCCATTTGGTCTGGCTGTGCAGCGCAGCTTGAAGGTCTTCCTTGGTGGCAAATTTCTTGTCGAGCCCGTCAAACTTCTTGTCTGTAGTGTCAAACTTTGCATCGAACTTCTTGTCCATGGCTTCGAACTTGCTATCGAACTTCTTGTCCATGGCTTCGAACTTGCTATCGAACTTCTTGTCCATCGCATCGAGCTTGCTATCGAACTTCTTGTCCATCGCATCGAGCTTGGTATCGATCTTCTTGTCCATCGCATCGAGCTTTGACTCAAAGAGATCCTGTCGTCCAGCCATCTTTTCCAGCCGGATCTTGATATCTGTTGTATCGGCCATCAGGACTTTCACCGAGTCTTTGACGTCGACCATATCCTTCATGATGTGCTCAACACCAGACTCAAGACGAGCAACACGAGCTTCTAGCATTCCTCCTCCTCCTCCACCACCATTGCCATCATTGTTGGGGATATCATCAACGGCTCTTATAGTCGGCCTGCGTGCCTGACTAATGGGGATTGCGTCTTGATTACTCATGTTCTTCTGCATCCTCATCTAGAACATGACTCTCGTTGGAATCAACTTCAATCCCGTCAGAGATTTCCTTCCATTCCAGAATGCGAAAGGCATCAATGTTCCAAATTGTACCGCAATTCCGGCAAATCAATGGATAGACTTTAAGCTGAGTTGGCGGTTCTGTGTTTACGCCACCCCATTCAAAAGCTTCAAGTATTCTATGGTGTCTGCCATCGACCCCAGTGTCTGAAGACTCGTATGTTGTTGCAACATAATTCGTTGCTCCACATTGCGAGCATTTAGGTTTGAACCCCTTATCAGAGAAGTACTCGGCGATAACCTTAGGAGTTATCTTTTCAAATCGAATCTTGAGTGCATCTGACATCATGTTTTTTGACATAAAAGTCGCCTTGATCTTCTGATTATCTTCACACCACCCACGATATGCAGCTGCTGTTCTGGCTATCGTCATAATGCATTAAAACTTCTTACCTGCCCACGCCACGCGGCCAACGATATGCACATCGGCCCGCTGGTCCTTAGTCACCACCTGGGTTTCATAGCCGGGATTATCTGAAATGACTTTGATCCCGCCGAGTACATCGAATTGCAGGCGTTTGACCAGCAGGCTGTCTCCGATGCGCAGCACATAGAGGCCATCGCGCAGGGCTTCGCCGTTGCACAGGCTCACCAGGATGATGTCGTTGTTACTGATGGTGGGCTCCATACTGTCGCCCTTGGCACGGATGACCGCCAGCCGTTCCGGTGCCAGCCCCTCTTTCTTGAGCCAGTCAGTGCGAAACGCCATGGGATCGGTTTTCAGTTCGTCGGAGACGGTCGCCCCAAACCCGGCAGAGGCAAACACCTGATAGCAGTCGACCAGGGTGTAATCCTGCATCCTGTTGTCGATGCTGGCTGACGCTTCGCCAACGGAGAGCTCTTCTTGATGACCAGGCCGGGCATAGAGCGGGACTTCAGGAAGCACGGTCACCTGTTCAGGTTGTTCACCTAGACCCAGGCAGAGCCACAGAAACAGCCGAGGCTCGTGGCCACAGATTTGAGAAACCTGGCCAACAGAAGGCATAGTTTCGCCAGTCACATACTTGCGTAAAACCGCATCACTGACCCCTACCCTGCGCGCAAACGACTTATAGCTCTCTCTGCCTATCAGAGCTTCCATTCGCTTCGCAAACCCTTTCATGTCAAACGCAGTCCCGTTAAGTATCTCCATAAAACAAAAGCCTCAGGTCGTTTCGAGATCTTTCGGTTGCGCAATGTCGCGCAGCCGTATATTCTCACCCCACAAGTCCCGTTGAAACCTACAGATCGCAAATCAAGAGTTTCAACGCATTGAAAGGTAATAAAAAGAGAGATAAGGACGCAGTATGGCGCAACGTGATACCAAAAAACAGCCTAATGGGGCGCAAGACGCACCCTTAGGTGACAACGCTCAACCGCAAGTTGACCCGCTGGCTGAAGTGCTGCGCCAACTGGCAACCATCAAACAGAGCCTTTCGCTCTCCATGCTGCCAGCCATCCCGCTGGACGCCTTCCTCACCATGCTGCGGGACGAACTCAAGTTCGACCTCCCCCTGCGCACTGCGCAAGACATGATCAGCGATGGCCGTTTGCCCATCGTTCCCAAGCTGCGCGCTGGCGACAAGCCGTGGGTCAACCTGCAGCGCTGGCGCGAAATGACCAAGGAGCCATCGAACTACTTCAAGTTTGTGCATGAGAACTCCAGTCACCGCGTAGCCAAAGCCGCTACCAAAAAGTCAGCGCAACGTGCCGCTGCCTGACCTAACGGTAGCGATTGAGCACAAGGGGATAAAGTGTCAAACCAACGCACTCACTCACACAGCCATTTTGCCGTGGCCTGCGACTTGTTCAAACAGGCGCACAACATCAGCCAGCTGGCGGAAGACATCGGCATGTCTAGCCATGTGCTGCACAACAAGTTCAACCCGGCGTGTGAACGGCACAACCTGACTGCCCAAGACTTGATCGCCCTCTACCACGCCACCGGCAACGACACCCTGTTTGATGGCCTGCTGTTTGATTGCGGCCTGACTGCCGTTCGTCTCCCTGCCGGCACAGCCAGCGCCCCAGAGGCCCGAGCCATGCGGTCGCTCAATGCAGGCGCCCAGATCATGGGCGTCACCGCCCAGGCAACCACCATCCTCGCCGGTGACCGCGTCACCAAATCCAACAGAAACACCGTAGTCGGCGGCTTGTGGGCTGGCATCGAGCACCTTGTGCTGCTGGCAACCGAAGTCGAAGACCGCTTTCACGCCGTCCCTGGTCTTGCGTGTGCTGCCGATATGGCCCGCGCAGCCCTCGGCGCATAGGAGACCAGACCATGAGATTGATTTGCCCCCACTGCGGCGCCCGTGCCAGCACCCGTACTTCCACCCGCATGAGCGTGCTGACAGGCCATGCCTTTTACGCCTGCAGCAATGTCGACTGCGGGCATACCTTCAAGGCCGCGTTTGAGATTGTCGGCACTATCAGCCCATCAGCCATGCCAAATCCGGCCATCGTGCTGCCGACCTGCAAGGGCGTGGGAAAGAACGGCACCCACATGTCAAAGAGCGTCCAGCTCAAGGAGCCAGCATGAAGCTTCGCGCCGAGCAGTCGGGTCTGATCCCGCTGCCCACCCTGCTGTTTAACCGCGCCGTGGTCGTGGGCGAGCAGGCCGAGCCGGTCATGCGCAACACCACCCGCTTTGATGGCAGTTATCTGGAAGACAGCCAGGGCCGCCGTGGTGCCCTGCGCTTCCAGCCACGCCAACAACCCAGCCCGCACTGGCTGACCCAGCTGCTGCAGGCATAACCGGAGGGCCACCCCATGAACACAGCACAGATTTTCGAGCTCGTTCAGCAACCCTGCGCCGCCGACGTGGCACTGGCAGACATGCGCGCCCAGTTTGGCCGCAATGGGGCGGCCAGCCGTTGGTCACGCCTGCCGGCCAAGTCCCGGGCAGTCATCTGTTATGCGGCCGGGCTATCAACCACCGTCGCCGGGCAGGAGCTGGACCAGTTCGACTTTGACCAGCAGGAGGCGATCCGCCTCGCCCTGGGCGAACTGCTGACCACGTTGCACGAATTCGATGGGGGCGTGCTGCACCGCCGTGAGTGGCACCGCTCCACCCGCCGCATTGAGGGGCCAGCCCGCAGCGAGCGGGAACAGGTAGAGCACGAGAA encodes the following:
- a CDS encoding phage integrase, which gives rise to MTVRKLDDGKPFPWLADVRPGGRSGPRPRKRFATKGEATAWEQWQLEQFAEKPWLGEEDEPLVEPPVDARRLADLVERWFGLHGQSLRDGEQRRSKLLLICESLGNPLASDFTGNDFAKYREARLSGAVSDRRAATQDGKGVSASTVNRDHAYLRAVFNELKRLGEWTAENPLAGMRLYRVTESELAFLYPDEIKALLDACDSSSHADLGTVVRLCLATGARWGEIQDLTQSQVAQNRLTFTHTKGGKRRTVPINQELIDIIPKRRGKLFSECYHHFESAINRAGIQLPAGQSTHVLRHTFASHFMMNGGNILVLQKILGHSTITMTMRYSHFAPDHLEDALRLNPLTVNKLR
- a CDS encoding LexA family transcriptional regulator translates to MKGFAKRMEALIGRESYKSFARRVGVSDAVLRKYVTGETMPSVGQVSQICGHEPRLFLWLCLGLGEQPEQVTVLPEVPLYARPGHQEELSVGEASASIDNRMQDYTLVDCYQVFASAGFGATVSDELKTDPMAFRTDWLKKEGLAPERLAVIRAKGDSMEPTISNNDIILVSLCNGEALRDGLYVLRIGDSLLVKRLQFDVLGGIKVISDNPGYETQVVTKDQRADVHIVGRVAWAGKKF
- a CDS encoding phage regulatory CII family protein is translated as MSNQRTHSHSHFAVACDLFKQAHNISQLAEDIGMSSHVLHNKFNPACERHNLTAQDLIALYHATGNDTLFDGLLFDCGLTAVRLPAGTASAPEARAMRSLNAGAQIMGVTAQATTILAGDRVTKSNRNTVVGGLWAGIEHLVLLATEVEDRFHAVPGLACAADMARAALGA
- a CDS encoding ogr/Delta-like zinc finger family protein, with the translated sequence MRLICPHCGARASTRTSTRMSVLTGHAFYACSNVDCGHTFKAAFEIVGTISPSAMPNPAIVLPTCKGVGKNGTHMSKSVQLKEPA